The following are encoded together in the Pararhizobium qamdonense genome:
- a CDS encoding DUF3300 domain-containing protein yields the protein MAGRYRLLIATGLCLSLAGLPMERYGSPPAFAQETSAATPSATDDDTPAPLTEDELEILVARIALYPDELVALVSSASLYPLQVVEAARFLGQIKKNAKLKPKSTWDGSIVSLLNYPQIVTMMSDDLDWTQSLGAALTYQQKDVLIAIQQLRDKAVADGIIKTDDKIKISQENDNVVIVAANPEKIYVPQYEPEMLYQPGYVAAPIAYYPEPYPNYYYPTATFFAGVVTGAVWAAAVDWNRWGVAGGRWNGNVDIDCNNCFNNIKGKVNINDLDWKNVDRSKIKFDRNQFNNIDRTAFRNSIQANGDRNRANIAGNDRVTNIRNKPGNISVNDVRKSKIDADRINRNKPERKAAKAAQNRRPEARPTKAAGNIKQRPNAKRPVAKAKPAARVDNRARKPSALGNVNSGRRTQIQSNRGRQAMSGGNRGGGNRQIHRGGGRRR from the coding sequence ATGGCCGGACGGTATCGACTGCTAATCGCCACGGGCCTTTGCCTGTCGCTCGCCGGACTTCCTATGGAACGCTACGGATCGCCACCTGCGTTCGCCCAGGAGACGTCCGCAGCCACTCCTTCGGCCACGGACGATGACACCCCAGCTCCGCTGACCGAGGACGAACTCGAGATCCTTGTCGCACGGATTGCGCTCTATCCAGACGAACTCGTCGCACTCGTCTCGTCTGCTTCCCTTTATCCCCTGCAGGTCGTCGAAGCGGCCCGTTTCCTCGGTCAGATCAAGAAGAATGCCAAGCTAAAGCCGAAGTCGACATGGGACGGAAGCATCGTCTCGCTTCTCAACTATCCGCAGATCGTTACGATGATGAGCGACGACCTCGACTGGACGCAGTCGCTCGGGGCGGCGCTGACCTACCAGCAGAAGGACGTGCTGATTGCCATCCAGCAGTTGCGCGACAAAGCTGTCGCCGACGGCATCATCAAGACTGACGACAAGATCAAGATCAGCCAGGAGAACGACAACGTCGTCATCGTCGCGGCGAACCCGGAGAAGATCTACGTCCCGCAATATGAACCGGAGATGCTGTATCAGCCGGGCTATGTCGCAGCGCCGATTGCCTACTATCCGGAACCGTATCCAAACTATTATTACCCGACCGCGACCTTCTTCGCTGGCGTGGTGACGGGAGCCGTATGGGCCGCAGCCGTCGACTGGAATCGCTGGGGGGTCGCGGGCGGGCGCTGGAACGGCAATGTCGATATCGATTGCAACAACTGCTTCAACAACATCAAGGGCAAGGTGAACATCAACGATCTCGACTGGAAGAACGTCGACCGCAGCAAGATCAAGTTCGACAGGAACCAGTTCAACAACATCGACCGCACCGCCTTCCGCAACAGCATCCAGGCAAACGGTGATCGCAACAGGGCCAACATCGCCGGCAACGACCGCGTGACGAACATCCGCAACAAGCCGGGCAATATCAGCGTCAACGACGTCCGCAAGAGCAAGATCGATGCCGACAGGATCAACCGCAACAAGCCGGAGAGAAAAGCGGCGAAGGCCGCTCAAAACCGCAGGCCGGAAGCAAGACCGACCAAGGCCGCCGGGAACATCAAGCAGCGACCGAACGCCAAACGCCCAGTGGCGAAGGCTAAGCCCGCGGCACGGGTCGACAACCGCGCAAGGAAACCGTCCGCCTTGGGAAATGTGAACAGCGGCAGAC
- a CDS encoding MarC family protein produces MDFTVIDAGLVAKLLLLLLVGMGPKIALVPFLEMTKSFDAPTKAKIGRQMVLTATLTAVIIFATGALLMRLLHITGGAVAVAGGIVLGLLALKMAAGPAEKHDELGLPVDPEKIAVFPLAVPYLLNPVGITVLIIASGEVVSVASAVIVLALILLVAAFDYVLFTNIDVLAKRIKPASLVISEVVFGLLLTAVAVQLFVSGLGKLGIISAVAAH; encoded by the coding sequence ATGGATTTCACAGTCATCGACGCTGGGCTCGTCGCCAAGCTTCTTCTTCTGCTTCTTGTGGGCATGGGACCCAAGATCGCCCTCGTGCCCTTCCTTGAAATGACCAAGAGTTTCGACGCCCCCACCAAGGCCAAAATTGGCCGCCAGATGGTCCTGACGGCAACGTTAACGGCGGTGATCATCTTCGCGACCGGAGCACTGCTTATGCGGCTGCTGCACATCACGGGCGGAGCGGTTGCCGTCGCGGGCGGCATCGTTCTCGGATTGCTCGCCCTGAAAATGGCTGCCGGCCCAGCGGAGAAACACGATGAACTAGGATTGCCTGTCGATCCGGAAAAGATCGCTGTTTTTCCCCTCGCCGTCCCCTACCTGCTCAACCCTGTCGGCATCACGGTCCTGATCATTGCCTCCGGCGAGGTCGTCTCAGTGGCCAGCGCCGTGATCGTTCTTGCCCTGATCCTGCTCGTTGCGGCATTCGACTACGTGCTCTTCACCAATATCGACGTGCTGGCAAAACGAATCAAGCCAGCCAGCCTCGTCATTTCGGAGGTCGTCTTCGGCTTGCTGCTTACGGCAGTGGCTGTGCAGCTTTTCGTCAGCGGGCTTGGGAAGCTCGGGATCATCTCGGCGGTTGCTGCGCATTGA
- a CDS encoding alpha/beta hydrolase, which translates to MKRLLLCGVLAVLAGCGGHPKDVLTPVADTAPQSHRVDMLIATTRSQSTVPGEMFTGERARAPNFADITVSVPPDSARKVGEVSWPKKLPPNPATDFATLKADMIDLDAAKAWLSATVKKTPDGSALVFIHGFNTKFEDSVYRFAQIVRDSGVHSAPILVTWPSRGSLLAYGYDRESTNYTRNALENLFQYLAKDPEVKEVSILAHSMGNWLTLEALRQMAIRNGSLPTKFKNVMLAAPDVDVDVFRSQIVDMGDPHPQFTLFVSRDDKALAVSRRVWGDVARLGSIDPETEPYKQELADNKITVIDLTKVKAGDSLNHGKFAESPEIVRLIGARISDGQTLTDSRVGLGDTILAATTGTAAAAGNAAGLILAAPVAIVDADTRDNFSSQVEALGPKGVTRSKALPQCRTSDSVNCRK; encoded by the coding sequence ATTAAACGACTGCTCCTCTGCGGGGTTCTTGCCGTGCTGGCAGGCTGCGGTGGGCATCCGAAGGACGTCTTGACCCCCGTGGCGGACACGGCTCCGCAGTCCCACAGGGTGGACATGTTGATCGCGACCACCCGGAGCCAATCGACCGTCCCCGGCGAGATGTTCACGGGCGAGCGGGCGCGGGCGCCGAACTTCGCCGACATAACGGTCTCCGTGCCTCCCGACAGCGCGCGCAAGGTCGGCGAAGTGTCCTGGCCGAAGAAGCTTCCTCCCAACCCGGCGACTGACTTTGCGACCCTAAAGGCTGACATGATCGATCTCGATGCCGCCAAGGCCTGGCTCAGCGCAACGGTCAAGAAAACGCCAGACGGCAGCGCGCTGGTGTTCATCCATGGCTTCAACACGAAGTTCGAGGACAGCGTCTACCGTTTCGCCCAGATTGTTCGCGATTCCGGCGTCCACAGTGCGCCGATCCTCGTGACATGGCCGTCGCGCGGCAGCCTGCTGGCCTATGGCTATGACCGCGAGAGCACCAACTACACGCGCAATGCACTTGAGAACCTGTTCCAGTATCTCGCCAAGGATCCCGAGGTGAAAGAGGTCTCGATCCTCGCGCACTCGATGGGCAACTGGCTGACGCTCGAAGCGCTCCGGCAGATGGCGATCCGCAACGGCAGCCTTCCCACCAAGTTCAAGAACGTGATGCTTGCTGCTCCCGATGTCGACGTCGATGTCTTCCGCTCCCAGATCGTCGACATGGGCGATCCTCACCCGCAGTTCACTTTGTTCGTCTCACGCGATGACAAGGCGCTGGCTGTCTCGCGCCGCGTCTGGGGCGATGTCGCGCGCCTCGGTTCCATTGATCCCGAAACGGAGCCTTACAAGCAGGAACTCGCCGACAACAAAATCACTGTCATTGACCTCACCAAGGTGAAGGCTGGCGACAGCCTCAATCACGGCAAGTTCGCGGAATCGCCGGAGATTGTCCGGCTCATCGGCGCGCGCATATCCGACGGTCAGACGCTGACGGACAGCCGGGTCGGTCTCGGGGACACGATTCTCGCCGCCACTACAGGCACCGCCGCGGCCGCGGGGAACGCTGCGGGGCTGATCCTCGCGGCTCCGGTCGCGATTGTCGATGCCGATACGCGTGACAATTTCTCGAGCCAGGTCGAGGCACTGGGACCAAAGGGTGTCACCCGCTCCAAAGCCCTTCCGCAGTGCCGGACCTCCGACTCCGTAAATTGCAGGAAATGA
- a CDS encoding DUF2092 domain-containing protein → MCATRHGLLSTAPVFLVSSTGADAGEAEAKDLLKRMSNYLGAQKAISFSYDADLEVVTKDQQKLLLASSGRIELGRPDKIRATRTGGFADVEMSFDGKTVTLLGKNANLYTQAEVPGTVENLIDALRDKLGRPLPAADLLLPKVYDELMRDVTDVKDLGSGVIGGVECDHLAFRTAEVDWQIWIAQGERPYPCRYVITSTKVEQGPQYGIRISDWKTGTEVAAADYGFDNKTGAKQVGLDALPDIDELPDHFAMGEAK, encoded by the coding sequence ATGTGCGCCACAAGGCACGGCCTCTTGTCGACGGCGCCGGTTTTTTTGGTCTCGTCGACCGGAGCGGATGCGGGCGAGGCTGAGGCCAAAGACCTCCTGAAAAGGATGTCCAATTACCTCGGTGCGCAGAAGGCGATCTCGTTCTCCTATGATGCCGATCTCGAAGTCGTCACCAAGGACCAGCAGAAGCTTCTTCTGGCAAGCTCCGGCAGGATCGAACTCGGACGCCCGGACAAAATCCGCGCGACCCGTACGGGCGGATTTGCCGATGTCGAGATGAGCTTCGACGGAAAGACAGTCACCCTGCTCGGCAAGAATGCCAACCTCTACACTCAGGCCGAGGTTCCCGGCACGGTCGAAAACCTGATCGATGCGCTCCGCGACAAACTCGGACGCCCGCTTCCGGCGGCGGATCTGCTCCTTCCGAAAGTTTACGACGAACTGATGCGCGACGTGACCGACGTCAAGGACCTCGGTAGCGGCGTGATCGGCGGCGTCGAATGCGACCATCTGGCCTTCCGCACCGCCGAGGTCGACTGGCAGATATGGATCGCCCAGGGCGAGCGGCCTTATCCCTGCCGTTACGTCATCACCTCCACGAAGGTCGAGCAGGGACCGCAGTACGGCATCCGCATATCCGACTGGAAGACGGGCACCGAAGTTGCCGCTGCCGACTACGGATTCGACAACAAGACCGGAGCGAAACAGGTCGGCCTGGATGCGCTTCCAGACATCGACGAGCTACCTGACCACTTTGCCATGGGAGAAGCCAAATGA
- a CDS encoding mechanosensitive ion channel family protein, with protein MEMLSSTRIAAVFRMILAGLVLVLGFHLTPRSASAQAVAPDPVQAEKVQQFLDLVEDPQVRAWLLSAKPAAEVAPAVTTDQPVSYAGFATTFRAQAARLLEGLRAFPAETGKAAALLQAELDASRSARPIFFVLAFVAAGLAAQWFFWWISRGWRAWIASLQVTTPRDKLVAISVRLLWAICYVLAFALGSIGFFLTFVWPPLVREIVAGYLFAVVIFRLARVTFDFLLAPPGSAGLANAERFRVVPVTDQAAAHWTKRLGYIVGWYAFGSVTVHLLTTLGFTDNSRQVAAYALGIVLLILGVEAVWNRPVSHHSLEQAGRFSRIGVRARNWLWTVYFVSLWLLWVAGMMKPFWIAVVAAALPGAIALTRASVDNLLKTNVLVSDTSNDDVPADGIVEGDAVTADGTASAEPVAVIQSQPGVVSVMVERGIRAALIVGAIVLLANVLDINLTGITAQDSVPLRLMRGALSAGIILLVIDLIWNIVKVLIDRKLGETETAYEVGSDRERRRARVRTLLPILKNVLMILFVAVAIMMALSAMGVEIAPLIAGAGVVGVAIGFGAQTVVKDIISGMFYLLDDAFRVGEYISSGSYKGTVESFSLRSVKLRHHRGAIYIVPFSELGAVQNLSRDWVVEKLTVTVGYDTDVDKARKIIKKIGQELLVDPELAPITIEPLKMQGIDSMGDSGLILRMKFTTIPGEQFTLKRRALMMINKAFHDADIKPAFPTVQVAGGDRSADVAAAAQQALAKHNEAIAAANL; from the coding sequence ATGGAAATGTTGTCTTCAACTCGTATAGCCGCCGTATTCCGCATGATCCTTGCAGGGCTTGTGCTGGTCCTTGGATTCCATCTTACGCCTCGATCGGCCAGCGCTCAGGCGGTGGCTCCAGATCCAGTCCAAGCGGAGAAAGTGCAACAGTTCCTCGACCTTGTCGAAGATCCGCAGGTCCGGGCATGGCTCCTGAGCGCCAAGCCTGCAGCAGAGGTCGCTCCTGCGGTCACTACGGATCAGCCAGTCTCATATGCAGGTTTCGCCACGACATTCCGCGCGCAGGCGGCACGGCTTCTTGAAGGACTCCGGGCGTTCCCGGCTGAAACGGGCAAGGCGGCAGCTCTACTGCAGGCCGAGCTCGACGCCAGTCGCAGCGCACGTCCCATATTCTTCGTCCTCGCCTTCGTGGCGGCCGGGCTGGCGGCGCAATGGTTCTTCTGGTGGATCAGCCGTGGCTGGCGCGCCTGGATCGCATCCCTGCAGGTCACGACCCCACGCGACAAGCTCGTCGCGATCTCCGTCAGGCTGCTCTGGGCGATTTGCTACGTTCTGGCATTCGCCTTGGGAAGCATCGGCTTCTTCCTAACCTTTGTATGGCCGCCGTTGGTCCGCGAAATTGTCGCCGGCTACTTGTTTGCGGTGGTGATTTTCCGGCTTGCACGCGTCACCTTCGACTTCCTGCTTGCGCCACCCGGATCGGCTGGCCTCGCCAACGCAGAGCGGTTCCGTGTGGTCCCGGTCACCGACCAAGCGGCCGCCCATTGGACGAAGCGGCTCGGCTACATCGTCGGCTGGTATGCCTTCGGCTCAGTCACTGTTCACCTTCTGACCACGCTCGGCTTTACCGACAATTCCCGGCAGGTTGCGGCCTATGCGTTGGGGATCGTTCTTCTTATCCTCGGCGTTGAGGCCGTCTGGAACCGTCCGGTGTCACACCATTCGCTGGAGCAGGCGGGACGCTTCAGCCGCATCGGCGTCCGTGCGCGCAACTGGCTCTGGACGGTTTATTTCGTCTCGCTGTGGCTGCTTTGGGTGGCGGGAATGATGAAGCCGTTCTGGATTGCCGTCGTCGCAGCGGCTTTGCCCGGCGCGATTGCCCTGACGCGGGCTTCCGTCGATAACCTGCTCAAGACCAATGTACTTGTCAGCGACACTTCGAACGATGACGTGCCTGCCGATGGGATTGTTGAGGGTGACGCGGTCACAGCCGATGGCACTGCCTCTGCGGAACCGGTTGCGGTTATCCAGAGCCAGCCAGGCGTCGTCTCCGTCATGGTCGAGCGGGGAATACGGGCTGCGCTGATCGTTGGTGCCATCGTCCTCCTGGCCAACGTCCTCGACATAAACCTGACGGGCATCACCGCCCAGGATTCCGTACCGCTCCGGCTAATGCGCGGGGCATTGAGCGCAGGTATCATCCTGCTGGTGATCGACCTGATCTGGAATATCGTCAAGGTGCTGATCGACCGCAAGCTCGGGGAGACGGAAACAGCCTATGAAGTTGGCAGCGACCGCGAACGCAGGCGCGCCCGCGTTCGTACACTCCTGCCGATCCTCAAGAACGTCCTGATGATCCTGTTCGTCGCCGTCGCGATCATGATGGCGCTTTCGGCGATGGGCGTCGAGATCGCCCCGCTGATCGCCGGGGCAGGCGTCGTCGGCGTCGCCATTGGCTTCGGCGCGCAGACTGTCGTGAAAGACATCATCAGCGGCATGTTCTACTTGCTCGACGACGCCTTCCGGGTCGGCGAGTACATATCGAGCGGCAGCTACAAGGGGACGGTCGAGTCCTTCAGTCTGCGCTCGGTGAAACTGCGCCACCACCGCGGCGCGATCTACATCGTGCCGTTCAGCGAGCTTGGCGCGGTCCAGAACCTCAGCCGCGACTGGGTCGTCGAGAAGCTGACCGTCACCGTCGGCTACGACACTGACGTCGACAAGGCACGCAAGATCATCAAGAAGATCGGACAGGAGCTGTTGGTCGATCCGGAGCTCGCGCCGATCACAATCGAGCCGCTCAAGATGCAGGGCATCGACAGCATGGGGGATTCCGGTCTGATCCTGCGGATGAAGTTCACCACGATTCCTGGCGAGCAGTTCACGCTCAAGCGGCGGGCGCTGATGATGATCAACAAGGCGTTTCACGACGCCGACATCAAGCCTGCGTTCCCGACGGTGCAGGTTGCAGGCGGTGACCGGAGCGCAGACGTTGCGGCCGCCGCCCAGCAGGCTTTGGCGAAACACAACGAGGCGATCGCTGCAGCGAACCTCTGA